TGAGTTGATCCACGCTGAGCATGCGGACCAAGCTGAGCAGACAAGCGCTCATGAAGCGCCTGTAGCCGCGTTAGTAGTGGTAGCGCGCCTGCAGGATCGTGATGTGGGTGTCGCTCGCGATGTAGACGAGGCGATTCGCTTCGTCGATGCGGCGTGACCGGGCCCCGGCGAGTGCGTGCTTGAGAGCTTCGGGCTTGCCGATTCCCTCGAACGGGTCGTCGCAGAGTATGTCGGCGATCAGCTGATTGATGCGGCGCAGAGTCCTGCGGTCTTGCGTCTGCCAGTAGAGGTAGTCGTCCCACCCCTTGGCTGTCCAGGCGAGCTTGCGCTCGCTCACGGCTCGAGGAGGTCGTGCTCTTCGATCTCGCCGTCGTGAGCGCTTGCAAGGGCGCTCAGAGGCGACGGGCGTTCTCGGGGGAGCGGAGCAGGTAGCTCGTCTCGATGAGGGAGTCCTACTCGTCCTTCGACATTGTGTGGTGTCGTCGCGGCCGTGACCCTGCCGTTGTCGAGTCGGCACCCGCCGAGCACACGGCCGGTCGTGCGATCAGATAGCGAACAATGAGGTTAACGTCTCGCGTTATTAACGTTGTGCGTTATATCATGATGGTGTGATCAGGTCGTTCGGGACCAAGGAGACCGAGCGGCTGTGGCGTCGTGAACGCGTGCCCTCGATCGATCCCCGGATCCATTCGACGGCGTTGCGAAAGCTGCGTCAGGTGGGGTCTGCCGAGTCTCTGGACGATCTTCGGGTTCCAACAGGAAACCGGCTCGAGGCTCTCAAGGGCGCTCGAGCAGGGCAACACAGCATCAGGATCAACGACCAGTGGCGGATCTGCTTCGTGTGGACCGACGCTGGGCCAGAGGAGGTGGAGATCGTTGACTATCACTGACAAGATTCCCCCGGTCCACCCCGGTGAAGTTCTTCTGGAGGACTTCATCAACGGGCTGGGGATCACGCAGAACAAGCTCGCTGTCGCCATCGGGGTTCCGCCACGGCGGATCAACGAGATCGTGCACGGCGCTCGCGGGATCAGCGCGGACACCGCGCTTCGATTGTCGAGGTACTTCGGTACCTCGGCGGAGTTCTGGATCAATCTCCAGAGCTACTACGAACTCGATCGTGCCGAAGATCTCGCGGGGGAGCAGATCGCCGCGATCACACCCCTCCAAGTCGCGTGATGCCGGCCGAGGGATCCGGGTGCTTGGCCCGCGTAATCGAGTGAGCGCACGCCCCACGCCGCGGAAGTCTCTTACTCTTTCACGTGGATGAGGCCGTGCTCACCAAATAGGCGAAAAAGGACGAGCTGAGCCGGAACGCATCTGACTGCTCATTCGAGTCGGCGCTACGTCGGCTGGTCGGTTTCATTCACCCTTTCGCCGTTCTCGACGGACTCGCTCTCGCCCCCGTCTGCCGTCAGCGCTAGCAGGTCGTCGCTGATGAACACCGTCACCGGATCTCCCACGTCGAGAACCACAGCACTCTCATCGAGCGCGCGTTCGCTACTTGCGATTACCTTGCTCGGCTGAAAAAGGCCCGACAAGAAATTGGGTGTCTCGTACTGGACGCGGGCGAGCGCGAACCGTTCGTACGTTTCAGAGACAGTTAGTCGGAGGTTCACGAGTCGCACACTCCCCAGCACGTCATCAGTGTCGGGGTCGGTGACGTCGACAAAACGCCAACTGACCACCTTGTCTCCGACCGCAACTCCAGCGTCCTCTCCGACGTTGATTGCGATGCTCAGCGCGCTCATCACGCGCGCAACCTTCGCGTTCAGCTCTCTGGCCATATCGCTTCCTTCTCTAGGGAGTCCGCCCTCGCTGTGATCTCGACATCTGCAAGCGTGCTGCCCGTCGTGCCCGCGCGCCTGAGAAGATCGGCTCTGTAGCTATCGGTCACTACCGATGCGACCTGGAACACGACCACATGGTTCTCGCGAATCTCGATGCATTCCAGCACTGCCTTGACCTGGTTGAGAGTGGTGCTTCGCAGAACGTACCGGGAATCCACCGCCGGCCGCTCGCTCTGCCACTTCGCGCCGATCACGAGGACGCCGTTCGCAACGGCGACCTCAATCTCCCGGAACGTGGCCGCACGAGACATAGCCCTGGCTTCGGCCAACACGCGCCGCCGCCCCTCTGTCAACGTGTCGCCGTGCCATGTCTTCAGCCGCTTCTCGGCATCCTCGGCCCGGGCGGTCGCGGCGCCCGCCGCTTTCTCCCATCGTTCTAGATCGACTGCGAGCGCATCATGCGCCTTGGCCTTCGCAGCGAGATCCCTCCATCGTCGCCAACCCCATCGAACGAAGCGAATCACGTACACCACCAGGGCAATCGCATAGAACGCCCCGACCAGTATCACGACAGCCCAGTACAGCCAGACGAGCTTCGCTGACACGGCGTCGTTATAGAAGCCGATGGCACCCGCTACAGCCAGGCCGAATGTGATCGGCCAGAGAAGCCACTTAGGGAGGGGACTGCGCCTCGGACGCGCGTGATCGGGCGCGTCGCGGTCGGTCATGTTCATAACGTACCGATGCTCTGGCGACTGTCGTACCCGTGGCACCCGAGCCCACCTCAGGAGGTGAGCTGGGCGAGTGCAGCCGGTTGCCCCACGTCGTTGTGTGACGACGAGCAGTCCACCTGGATGCGGGCCTCGCGATGGCCGGCGCGGGCAGCGGCACGCGAGCACGGTTCGCGCCGTGCTGACGGAGGTCCGCAAGCCATTGTAGTTGATTCACCAAAGGTCGACGGGCGCCAAGGCGGTTATAAATACCTGTTCGGAGTACGTTCATGAACTTTCAGACAGTTCGAGGAAATGCGCCGTATTCGATCCGCTTCAACAGCTGAGGCGCTTGCGCTCGTACATTCCGGGTCGCGAGCAACCGCACGCGAGGATCTCGTCTTCGACAAGCCCGGTGACGCCGCGGACGGTCAGCGTTAGCGTGGGCTCATGAGCGACATCCGGGTGCTGACGGCGGTATCTGTGCTGAGCCTCGTGGTGTGGATCAGTGCGATGCTCGGGGCTTTCGTCTCTGCCGGCCCGATACGGTGGCTTTGGCTTTCTCTGGGGATCGTCGCCATCGGAGTGAACTTCGCGTCTTTCTGGCGAGCCCGGTGGATCGAGAATGGTCCGGCGCGGCGGCGCCTTCAGGACCGTCAGTGATCCCGGAGCCGATCATCTGACGGAGGATCTGTGTCGACAACCCCGCTCTCCATCACCACAGCCTGGGCTGCCGAACG
This portion of the Microbacterium testaceum StLB037 genome encodes:
- a CDS encoding Txe/YoeB family addiction module toxin; this translates as MSERKLAWTAKGWDDYLYWQTQDRRTLRRINQLIADILCDDPFEGIGKPEALKHALAGARSRRIDEANRLVYIASDTHITILQARYHY
- a CDS encoding type II toxin-antitoxin system RelE/ParE family toxin; protein product: MIRSFGTKETERLWRRERVPSIDPRIHSTALRKLRQVGSAESLDDLRVPTGNRLEALKGARAGQHSIRINDQWRICFVWTDAGPEEVEIVDYH
- a CDS encoding HigA family addiction module antitoxin; protein product: MTITDKIPPVHPGEVLLEDFINGLGITQNKLAVAIGVPPRRINEIVHGARGISADTALRLSRYFGTSAEFWINLQSYYELDRAEDLAGEQIAAITPLQVA